The DNA sequence CAATCCTTTGACAAACGTCTTTTGCAGAAGGAGAAACAGAAGAAAAGGTGGAAGGCTGAAAAAAATCGCCGCTGCACACATCTGGTTCCACACTTCGGTGAACTCGCCGACGAACAGACCGATGCCGACCGGGATCGTGCGCTTCATGTCCGAAGAGGTTAAAATCATGGAGAAAAAGAACTCGTTCCAGCTGCTCAAAAAAGCGAACAGCGCCGTGGCGCCGATGCCGGGCAGCAGCAAGG is a window from the bacterium genome containing:
- a CDS encoding carbohydrate ABC transporter permease produces the protein LLLPGIGATALFAFLSSWNEFFFSMILTSSDMKRTIPVGIGLFVGEFTEVWNQMCAAAIFFSLPPFLLFLLLQKTFVKGLSAGAVK